The following coding sequences are from one Candidatus Bathyarchaeota archaeon window:
- a CDS encoding endonuclease III, with amino-acid sequence MTGNGEKERAQKILERLKENFTFPKWVSLKQDPFETLIITIISQNTSDRNAEKAFQNLSKKFQIAPRILAEAEAVEIEKCLKVAGLYRNKAKTIKKVSKIIFEKFGGSLQPILAMPFEDARKTLLQLPGVGPKTADVLLLFSANQPTVPVDTHVNRVSKRLGLAPADGDYEEVRNSLQRLYKPDDYLAVHILLILLGRKYCKALKPMCGQCPVNMLCPFEKKPIYPTKL; translated from the coding sequence ATGACTGGAAACGGCGAAAAAGAAAGAGCCCAAAAAATTCTGGAACGGCTTAAAGAAAATTTCACGTTTCCAAAGTGGGTGTCTCTAAAACAGGACCCTTTCGAAACCCTAATTATAACTATAATCTCGCAGAACACGTCGGACAGAAACGCTGAAAAAGCCTTTCAGAATCTTTCCAAAAAGTTTCAAATAGCTCCAAGAATATTGGCGGAAGCTGAAGCTGTAGAAATAGAGAAATGTTTGAAGGTTGCTGGGTTGTACCGAAACAAGGCTAAAACAATAAAAAAAGTATCAAAGATAATATTTGAAAAATTCGGAGGCAGTCTTCAGCCTATTTTGGCTATGCCCTTCGAGGATGCGAGGAAAACGCTGTTGCAGCTGCCGGGTGTTGGGCCCAAAACCGCTGATGTACTTCTACTCTTCTCAGCGAACCAGCCGACGGTGCCAGTGGACACCCATGTTAATCGTGTCTCAAAAAGGCTCGGGCTTGCACCTGCGGACGGTGATTATGAGGAAGTTCGCAATTCTCTTCAGCGTTTATACAAGCCCGACGACTATCTAGCGGTTCACATATTATTAATTCTGCTAGGAAGAAAATACTGCAAGGCTTTAAAACCCATGTGTGGTCAATGCCCAGTAAACATGCTTTGTCCCTTCGAGAAAAAGCCAATTTATCCTACAAAACTTTAG
- a CDS encoding UbiD family decarboxylase → MSLRAFLEQMEEKKEMIHIKDSVSTNFEIAYIMKSFDGNGPVLLFENVEDAKARIVANVCGTRKRICEALNVDQDRLYKRLLEAWQSPRKPRIVDDGPVKEVIEEPDLLRIPVLTHFERDAGPYITAAVVHAKSLDGNIENVSVHRLQVLDERHLAIRLVPRHLYKLWNMAKEAETDLDIAIAIGVHPAVMLAAASPLPFGVCEFDVANALLNDQLHLVECKYVNACAPADAELVLEGRISASKEVIEGPFVDITGTYDIQRKQPVVEVVNVMHRKDYIYQALLPSGSEHKLLMGMPFEAAIYEAVSKVVPKVNAVNLSIGGNGWLHAIISIEKQMEGDAKNALLAAFAAHPSLKHAVVVDSDINVFDLTEVEWAIATRFQACEDLLVIQNARGSTLDASANQETGLTSKMGIDATRPLSKPKEKFEKARIPTSKRVEELLQKLRRDLSV, encoded by the coding sequence ATGAGCCTCAGAGCCTTCTTGGAGCAGATGGAAGAGAAAAAGGAGATGATCCACATTAAGGATTCCGTGTCCACAAACTTTGAGATTGCCTATATCATGAAAAGCTTCGACGGAAATGGTCCAGTACTTTTATTTGAGAATGTGGAAGACGCTAAGGCGCGCATTGTGGCCAATGTTTGTGGAACAAGAAAGCGTATCTGTGAAGCGCTTAATGTTGACCAGGACCGGCTTTACAAGAGGCTTTTAGAAGCTTGGCAGTCTCCTAGAAAACCCAGAATCGTGGACGACGGACCAGTTAAAGAGGTTATTGAAGAACCAGACTTGCTCCGAATTCCGGTTTTAACACATTTTGAACGAGATGCTGGCCCTTACATAACGGCAGCCGTTGTCCATGCTAAAAGCTTGGACGGAAACATTGAGAACGTTTCCGTTCATAGACTGCAAGTTTTGGATGAAAGACATTTGGCGATACGGCTTGTTCCAAGACACCTTTATAAGCTCTGGAACATGGCAAAGGAAGCTGAGACAGATTTGGACATAGCTATTGCTATAGGTGTTCACCCAGCAGTAATGTTAGCTGCCGCTTCGCCTCTCCCATTTGGAGTTTGCGAGTTTGACGTGGCAAATGCCCTTTTGAACGACCAACTGCACCTAGTGGAATGTAAATATGTGAACGCCTGTGCTCCAGCAGACGCTGAACTCGTGTTGGAAGGCAGAATTTCCGCAAGTAAAGAAGTTATAGAAGGCCCATTCGTGGATATTACTGGAACATATGATATCCAAAGAAAACAGCCAGTTGTAGAGGTTGTGAACGTCATGCATCGCAAGGACTATATTTACCAAGCACTTTTGCCATCTGGAAGCGAACATAAGCTTTTGATGGGGATGCCTTTTGAAGCTGCAATTTATGAGGCTGTTTCAAAGGTTGTGCCGAAAGTTAATGCTGTAAACTTGTCAATAGGCGGAAACGGGTGGCTTCATGCGATAATATCCATCGAAAAACAAATGGAAGGAGACGCAAAAAATGCTTTGTTGGCGGCTTTCGCAGCTCATCCAAGTCTTAAGCACGCTGTTGTAGTGGACTCAGACATCAACGTTTTCGACTTAACGGAAGTAGAGTGGGCTATAGCGACAAGATTCCAAGCTTGTGAAGACTTGCTGGTGATTCAGAATGCGCGGGGTTCAACTTTAGATGCCTCTGCCAACCAAGAAACCGGGTTGACAAGCAAAATGGGCATAGACGCGACTAGACCCCTGTCAAAGCCTAAAGAGAAATTTGAAAAAGCGAGGATCCCGACAAGCAAACGTGTTGAGGAGCTTTTACAAAAACTTCGAAGAGATCTGAGCGTCTAA
- a CDS encoding CDP-2,3-bis-(O-geranylgeranyl)-sn-glycerol synthase, whose product MGTLADLVLNALKFILPAYCANAAPVLFGGGFPLDFGKKFYDGRPIFGKNKTFRGFLSGLVVGTIVGIVESILFKYPLYFGFLLSIGALIGDLAGAFLKRRMGLSPGEILPVIDQIDFIIGAFVFSLPLNMLFLELAVTVLALTPPLHVLTNFAAYKMGLKETPW is encoded by the coding sequence ATGGGTACACTTGCAGATTTAGTCTTAAACGCGCTAAAATTCATCCTTCCGGCATACTGTGCAAACGCTGCACCCGTGCTTTTCGGCGGAGGCTTCCCGTTGGATTTTGGGAAAAAATTCTATGACGGGCGACCAATTTTTGGAAAAAACAAAACCTTTAGAGGTTTTCTATCAGGACTAGTTGTTGGAACAATTGTTGGGATCGTCGAGTCTATATTGTTTAAGTATCCTCTCTATTTTGGTTTTCTTTTATCTATTGGTGCCTTGATAGGTGATTTAGCAGGGGCTTTCTTAAAAAGGCGCATGGGACTATCTCCTGGAGAAATTTTGCCAGTGATTGATCAAATCGACTTCATAATTGGAGCCTTTGTTTTTTCTCTTCCTTTGAACATGCTTTTTCTAGAACTTGCCGTAACCGTGTTGGCGCTCACCCCACCGCTGCATGTACTCACTAATTTCGCAGCCTATAAGATGGGTTTGAAAGAAACTCCATGGTGA
- a CDS encoding threonylcarbamoyl-AMP synthase, producing the protein MKTTVIKVNSDTPEIEAIRIAANIIKKGGLVAFPTETVYGLGADALNPKAVKNLFKAKKRPPDNPPIIHVGDVKDVYRLVREVPEKAEKLMEKFWPGPLTLILKRSEIVPDVTVSGLDTIAIRIPKHNVALALIRESDCPIAAPSANLAGRPSPTMAEHVLEDLDGRIDAVLDAGPTNIGVESTVLDLTVNPPQILRPGGTPYEVLKEFLGNIELHPVATADGKVHIDEARSPGMKHKHYAPKAKVVVVEGDLEAVMKKIAELVDYYRQRKLKVGVLATNETAAAYRADVVKFLGSRGRLEDAARNLFRLLREFDVEGVDIIIAEGVPTEGLGLAVMNRLRKASGYRIVKAKI; encoded by the coding sequence ATGAAAACTACGGTAATAAAAGTTAACTCGGACACTCCAGAAATTGAAGCAATACGCATCGCAGCAAACATTATAAAAAAGGGTGGATTAGTGGCTTTTCCCACAGAAACTGTTTATGGACTTGGAGCTGACGCGCTTAACCCAAAGGCCGTTAAAAACCTTTTTAAAGCTAAAAAGAGACCACCTGACAATCCACCAATAATACATGTGGGAGACGTAAAGGATGTATACAGGCTGGTAAGGGAAGTTCCGGAAAAAGCTGAGAAACTTATGGAAAAGTTTTGGCCCGGTCCATTAACTCTAATTCTTAAACGATCAGAAATCGTTCCGGATGTTACTGTTTCAGGTTTGGACACTATTGCAATTAGAATTCCAAAACATAACGTAGCATTAGCCCTTATAAGAGAAAGTGATTGCCCTATTGCTGCTCCGAGCGCAAACCTTGCAGGACGCCCAAGTCCAACGATGGCTGAACACGTACTGGAGGACCTTGACGGCCGAATAGATGCCGTGCTGGATGCCGGACCAACGAACATCGGTGTAGAATCCACGGTTTTAGACTTAACCGTTAACCCCCCGCAGATCCTCCGCCCGGGTGGAACGCCTTATGAGGTGCTAAAGGAATTTCTTGGAAACATAGAGCTTCACCCAGTAGCAACTGCGGATGGAAAGGTGCATATTGACGAAGCACGTTCTCCAGGAATGAAACATAAGCATTACGCACCCAAAGCAAAAGTGGTTGTTGTTGAAGGCGACTTGGAAGCTGTCATGAAAAAAATCGCAGAATTAGTAGACTATTATAGACAGAGAAAATTGAAAGTCGGCGTCTTAGCCACCAACGAAACTGCAGCCGCGTATAGGGCAGATGTTGTAAAGTTTCTTGGAAGTCGCGGTCGCCTTGAAGACGCTGCGAGAAACTTGTTTAGACTTCTTAGAGAGTTTGACGTTGAAGGAGTTGACATTATTATTGCTGAAGGTGTGCCCACCGAGGGGTTGGGGTTGGCGGTTATGAATAGGCTTAGGAAGGCTTCTGGTTATAGAATTGTTAAGGCAAAAATTTAG
- a CDS encoding CBS domain-containing protein, with protein MSTENTEEEGESESRISLKVEDVMVREVITIDENATVKEAAEVMNKFEIGCLIAVRKGKAVGIITERDMLKRVVAEAKDVHRTRVKDVMSSPLVVVEPSLELEEAVKLMFQMKIKKLPVVEGKRLVGLVSLTDIARFQPQMIKILKQLALKQTAPKSMKKVIDYYIV; from the coding sequence TTGTCAACTGAAAACACTGAAGAAGAAGGTGAAAGCGAAAGCCGAATTTCTTTGAAAGTAGAAGATGTCATGGTGCGAGAGGTTATAACTATAGATGAGAATGCAACAGTGAAAGAAGCTGCAGAAGTCATGAACAAGTTTGAAATTGGATGCTTGATTGCCGTTAGAAAAGGGAAAGCCGTTGGAATAATCACTGAAAGAGATATGCTAAAGAGAGTTGTGGCCGAGGCAAAAGATGTACACAGAACAAGGGTTAAAGATGTGATGTCAAGCCCGCTGGTGGTTGTAGAACCAAGCTTAGAGTTAGAGGAGGCTGTGAAACTTATGTTCCAAATGAAGATTAAGAAATTGCCGGTAGTAGAGGGGAAACGTCTAGTAGGTTTAGTAAGTTTAACAGACATAGCCCGTTTTCAACCTCAAATGATAAAAATATTGAAACAACTTGCCCTAAAGCAGACCGCACCGAAAAGTATGAAAAAAGTCATAGACTACTACATCGTTTGA
- a CDS encoding AAA family ATPase produces the protein MLQKIPTGCNGFDALLDGGLDVGSISLIYGEAETAKTTLAMQCAVNCARREWKVLFVDCDGTFSPRRLFQIASKDAEKIAEHIILARPKDFKEQTVIIDRLTNYLTRGFGLVIFDTITHLYRLEIAEKPEKTFELNRELNRQMAWLAQVAKTHRIAVLVLSQVRGVFEDAHVSIEPVATRVLKFWADVIIAMKSTENAKVIKAIVEKKQGTTQQPAFHFKICEKGLTEHFTSA, from the coding sequence TTGCTGCAGAAAATTCCAACAGGCTGCAATGGATTTGACGCCCTCTTAGATGGCGGCCTAGATGTTGGCAGTATTAGCCTGATTTATGGGGAGGCTGAAACTGCTAAAACAACGTTGGCTATGCAATGCGCCGTAAACTGTGCGAGGAGAGAATGGAAAGTTTTGTTCGTGGACTGCGACGGTACGTTCTCTCCTAGACGACTGTTTCAAATAGCTTCAAAAGACGCTGAAAAAATAGCTGAACACATAATTCTTGCTAGGCCTAAAGACTTCAAGGAACAAACGGTCATAATAGACCGGTTAACTAACTATTTGACGAGAGGCTTTGGCCTAGTTATTTTTGACACCATTACACATTTATACCGTTTGGAAATTGCAGAAAAACCGGAAAAAACATTCGAGTTAAACCGTGAACTGAACAGGCAGATGGCGTGGCTAGCGCAGGTTGCCAAAACCCATAGAATAGCTGTCCTTGTACTCAGTCAAGTTCGAGGGGTTTTTGAAGACGCGCATGTGAGCATTGAACCTGTAGCCACAAGGGTGCTGAAGTTTTGGGCAGATGTAATAATTGCAATGAAGTCAACAGAAAATGCGAAAGTTATAAAGGCAATTGTAGAAAAGAAACAGGGAACAACTCAGCAACCCGCTTTCCATTTCAAAATATGCGAAAAAGGATTAACCGAACACTTTACCTCAGCGTAA
- a CDS encoding TCP-1/cpn60 chaperonin family protein, giving the protein MPSGTVPVLVLKEGTGRTTGREAQRNNITAAKIISELVKTTLGPKGMDKMLVSSFGDVTITNDGATILKEIDVQHPAAKMLVEVAKAQDNEVGDGTTTAAVLAGELLAKAEELLDQNIHPTIIIEGFKKAGEKAREILEKMAMPVNINDDKKLLDVAMTSMGSKGIAGAKEHFAKLAVEAVKQVAEEKDGKIRADIDLIKILKKHGRSLEETELVKGMVIDKEVAHPQMPKIIHNAKIALINAKLEIEKTEFDAKINIESPEQMKMFLDEEERMLKEMVDKIAEAGANVVFCEKGIDDVALHFLAKRGILAVKNVSSGDMEKLARATGGKIVASVKDLTHDVLGEAKLVEEVKIGDDKLVYVRECKNPKAVTIVVRGGTEHVVDEAERSLHDALCVVRNAIEDGKIVPGGGAPEAEVAKQLRDYAVKVGGREQLAIEAFADAVEAIPLTLAENAGLDPVDIMVALRAAHEKADGYRMGVDVFTGKIRDMLELNIIEPLRVKLQVVKSATEAANMILKIDDVIAAKGIEKEKEKEKEKPKEPSEFE; this is encoded by the coding sequence ATACCCTCTGGAACGGTACCCGTTCTAGTGTTAAAGGAAGGAACTGGAAGGACAACAGGAAGAGAGGCTCAAAGGAACAACATCACGGCAGCAAAGATAATCTCTGAACTTGTAAAGACAACCCTCGGCCCGAAGGGTATGGATAAAATGCTGGTAAGCAGCTTCGGCGACGTAACGATAACTAATGACGGCGCGACGATTCTTAAGGAGATCGATGTGCAACACCCAGCTGCAAAAATGCTTGTAGAAGTTGCAAAAGCTCAGGACAATGAAGTTGGAGACGGAACAACAACTGCTGCGGTGCTGGCTGGAGAACTCTTGGCGAAGGCCGAGGAGCTTTTAGATCAGAATATTCATCCAACAATAATAATTGAAGGCTTTAAGAAAGCCGGTGAAAAAGCCCGAGAGATCTTGGAGAAAATGGCCATGCCAGTAAATATCAACGATGACAAGAAGCTTTTAGACGTCGCCATGACTTCTATGGGAAGTAAGGGCATTGCAGGTGCAAAAGAACACTTTGCAAAACTGGCTGTGGAAGCCGTAAAACAGGTGGCTGAAGAAAAGGACGGCAAAATTAGGGCAGACATCGACTTAATCAAGATTTTGAAGAAACATGGCAGAAGCCTAGAAGAAACAGAACTTGTCAAAGGCATGGTTATCGACAAGGAAGTCGCCCATCCGCAAATGCCGAAAATAATTCATAACGCTAAAATTGCACTAATAAATGCTAAGTTAGAGATTGAAAAGACGGAGTTTGACGCAAAAATCAACATTGAAAGCCCAGAACAAATGAAAATGTTTCTAGATGAGGAGGAGCGAATGCTCAAGGAAATGGTGGACAAAATCGCTGAAGCTGGTGCCAATGTAGTATTTTGCGAGAAGGGTATAGACGACGTGGCACTGCACTTCCTGGCCAAAAGAGGCATACTAGCAGTTAAAAACGTTAGCAGCGGTGACATGGAGAAGTTGGCAAGGGCAACCGGTGGCAAGATAGTAGCAAGCGTGAAGGACCTGACACACGACGTGCTTGGCGAAGCTAAACTTGTCGAGGAGGTCAAGATAGGTGATGATAAGCTTGTTTACGTCCGCGAGTGCAAGAACCCGAAGGCTGTCACAATAGTGGTCAGAGGTGGAACAGAACATGTAGTTGATGAAGCTGAACGTTCACTGCATGATGCGCTCTGCGTGGTAAGAAATGCTATTGAAGATGGAAAGATCGTGCCAGGTGGCGGTGCACCAGAGGCTGAAGTAGCCAAACAACTTAGGGACTACGCTGTAAAAGTTGGCGGACGGGAACAATTAGCAATAGAGGCTTTTGCAGACGCTGTTGAAGCCATACCATTGACACTTGCTGAAAATGCCGGTCTAGACCCAGTGGATATAATGGTGGCCCTAAGAGCCGCTCACGAGAAAGCAGACGGCTACCGCATGGGGGTAGACGTTTTCACAGGCAAAATCAGAGACATGTTGGAGCTAAACATTATAGAGCCGCTTCGAGTCAAGCTTCAAGTAGTAAAGTCCGCTACCGAAGCAGCCAACATGATACTAAAAATTGATGATGTCATCGCGGCAAAGGGCATCGAAAAAGAAAAGGAAAAAGAGAAAGAGAAACCTAAAGAACCATCAGAATTTGAATAA
- a CDS encoding phosphoribosyltransferase produces MHKNIEFEVPTWSQIYRMLMHIADKIRQDSFKPDIIVGVSRGGWPPARVLSDLLENPNLANVKVEFYVNIAETKEEPTLTQPVSVKVAGKRVLVVDEVADTGKSLQLIKEYLQKEGAAEVRIAAVYLKPWSVIKPDYYARETSRWIVFPWEIKETLRRIIQKHKEENRKPEKVIEELVKAGLSRRLVEKFLKEIAEEEP; encoded by the coding sequence TTGCATAAAAACATCGAATTTGAAGTCCCAACATGGAGCCAAATATATCGGATGTTGATGCACATAGCCGACAAAATCCGTCAGGACTCTTTCAAGCCAGACATAATTGTCGGGGTTTCCCGCGGCGGATGGCCCCCAGCAAGGGTTCTTTCAGATCTCTTGGAAAACCCAAACCTTGCCAATGTTAAAGTCGAATTCTATGTCAACATAGCTGAAACTAAAGAAGAGCCAACCCTAACACAGCCGGTTTCCGTGAAGGTAGCTGGCAAACGAGTGCTCGTGGTAGATGAAGTTGCAGATACTGGCAAGAGCCTCCAACTTATAAAAGAGTATCTGCAAAAGGAGGGGGCTGCTGAGGTGAGGATTGCTGCCGTTTACCTCAAACCATGGAGTGTGATAAAGCCAGACTATTATGCAAGAGAAACCAGCCGCTGGATAGTCTTCCCATGGGAAATAAAGGAAACTTTGAGGAGAATAATCCAGAAACATAAAGAAGAAAATAGAAAACCTGAAAAAGTAATAGAAGAGCTTGTAAAAGCCGGTTTATCCAGAAGGCTTGTTGAAAAGTTTTTGAAGGAAATTGCAGAGGAAGAACCTTGA